The Carassius gibelio isolate Cgi1373 ecotype wild population from Czech Republic chromosome B12, carGib1.2-hapl.c, whole genome shotgun sequence genome has a segment encoding these proteins:
- the LOC127969060 gene encoding arginase-1-like, which translates to MITVMKSFSGLRAAFHIFTRDLHHHHCVGIIGAPFSKGQQRDGVQRGADLIRAAGLVQKLKGQGCVVKDYGNLTFEDIPNDEPVGRLKTPRAVGRANELLAGAVQKIKSDGNTCVMLGGDHSLAIGSISGHAASRHELSVLWVDAHADINTPLTTPTGNIHGQPLSYLIHELHSKIPIIPNFSWIKPCVAAKDIVYIGLRDVDPEEHYILKHLGIKTFSMTEVDRLGIAKVMEQTCDHMFSKVKKPIHLSFDIDALDPSVSPATGTPAAGGLTYREGIYITEHICQTGLLSAVDMVEVNPKQGKTEEEIKSTVNAAVDLLLGCFGRVREGSHEPDYQIPNP; encoded by the exons ATGATAACAGTGATGAAGAGCTTCAGCGGATTACGAGCCGCTTTTCACATATTCACAAGAGACCTCCATCAtcatcactgtgtgggaataATAGGTGCACCTTTTTCTAAAGGACAG CAGAGAGATGGTGTGCAGAGAGGAGCAGACCTCATTCGAGCTGCTGGATTGGTGCAGAAACTTAAAGGGCAAG GTTGTGTAGTGAAGGATTATGGGAATCTGACTTTTGAGGACATCCCCAATGATGAGCCAGTTGGCAGACTGAAGACTCCGAGAGCAGTCGGCCGTGCCAATGAGCTGCTCGCAGGAGCTGTGCAGAAGATCAAGAGCGATGGCAACACTTGTGTGATGCTGGGAGGAGACCACAG CTTGGCGATTGGTTCGATCTCTGGTCATGCTGCCTCAAGACATGAGCTGAGTGTTTTATGGGTGGATGCACACGCAGATATCAACACACCTTTAACCACACCAACTGGAAACATTCACGGACAACCGCTGTCGTACCTCATCCATGAACTGCACTCAAAG ATTCCCATAATTCCAAATTTCTCATGGATAAAGCCTTGTGTCGCAGCTAAGGACATTGTCTACATTGGACTCAGAGATGTGGACCCAGAAGAACA TTATATCCTGAAGCACCTTGGAATCAAAACGTTCTCCATGACAGAGGTTGATCGGCTTGGAATAGCAAAAGTAATGGAGCAGACGTGTGACCACATGTTTTCAAA GGTGAAAAAACCCATCCACCTCAGTTTTGACATTGATGCACTGGACCCATCGGTCTCACCTGCAACAGGCACACCTGCAGCGGGAGGACTGACCTACAGAGAGGGCATTTACATCACTGAacacatctgtcagacag GTCTTCTCTCTGCTGTAGACATGGTGGAAGTGAACCCAAAGCAGGGTAAAACAGAGGAGGAAATTAAATCAACAGTAAACGCTGCAGTGGATCTGTTACTGGGCTGCTTCGGACGGGTCCGCGAGGGGTCTCATGAGCCCGATTACCAAATTCCAAATCCATAA